A section of the Acanthopagrus latus isolate v.2019 chromosome 20, fAcaLat1.1, whole genome shotgun sequence genome encodes:
- the LOC119009463 gene encoding oocyte zinc finger protein XlCOF6-like: MDECLNRNCSMKKENTVCTSRGKDSSSPSNDPFLLGSPCSSATPPSTSNPPCDTEVGDILNSMEKKLSGLEAGLTVIEVLRGEFKALRQSLEQSQARTETLTEENTTLQDSVSTLSAQLTSVTAENKRMKETIRDLRARSINDSVLSSAIPEETTGRTANNTEPVRPLKCSETQSGSSKPDLHDGVHELLVIKEEDSLEWSPSLDQKDPLHIKEEQEGQQLNELVETHITNFPFTTVTVKSEDDEEKPFSQFHQRQPEDNGEAEPQASSSTTQIKTETDGEDCGGSETIRIQDPDDLPQLDTDEKTSDCSETELSYDWQEPLSETEPKTESDREGTRAAESRVNALKYKNVCDVGGNAEKKTLSCFDCGKGFHDKGPLQRHMMCHLGKRSSSCLVKKKCRAEKKVVLQMRLNTGEKTFDCRECGITFSFKRSLESHMLVHAVDKPFGCDVCGKRFTKQGSLKAHTRLHTGEKPFVCEVCMHSFTDKKYLEAHMKIHTGEKPFSCDVCGKTFSQKRNLKSHMRVHTGERPFGCGVCGRKFTEQGILKTHMRVHTGEKPFGCDECGKRFIQQGILKRHMIVHAGEKPFGCDVCGKRFTQQGNVKTHMRVHTGEKPFGCGFCGKKYAEQRSLNTHMKVHSG, from the exons ATGGACGAGTGTTTAAACAGAAACTGCAGCATgaagaaggaaaacacagtcTGTACGAGCAGGGGCAAAGACAGCTCCTCTCCAAGCAACGACCCATTCTTACTGGGTTCACCCTGCAGCTCAGCTACACCACCATCCACGTCTAATCCGCCATGCGATACGGAGGTGGGTGACATACTTAATTCAATGGAGAAAAAACTCTCCGGGCTTGAAGCTGGACTCACTGTCATTGAAGTGCTGCGCGGGGAGTTTAAGGCGCTGCGCCAAAGTCTGGAACAGAGTCAGGCACGGACAGAAACCCTCACCGAGGAAAATACAACCCTGCAAGACTCTGTCAGCACCCTCAGCGCCCAGCTAACATCTGTCACCGCCGAGAACAAGCGTATGAAGGAAACCATACGGGACTTACGAGCACGGAGCATTAATGACAGCGTGCTCTCCAGCGCCATTCCTGAAGAAACCACAGGCCGGACCGCGAATAACACCGAACCCGTCCGTCCCCTCAAATGTTCTGAGACTCAATCGGGATCATCCAAACCAG ATCTCCATGATGGTGTCCATGAGCTGTTGGTGATTAAAGAAGAAGATTCCCTTGAGTGGAGCCCCAGCCTGGACCAGAAGGACCCCCTACACataaaagaggaacaggagggaCAGCAACTGAATGAACTGGTGGAGACTCATATCACCAACTTCCCATTCACTACAGTcactgtgaagagtgaagatgatgaagagaaacctTTTTCGCAGTTTCATCAAAGACAACCTGAGGACAACGGAGAGGCAGAGCCTCAAGCCAGCAGCTCaacaacacagataaaaacagaaactgatggagaggactgtggaggatCTGAAACCATTAGAATCCAAGATCCAGATGATCTTCCACAACTAGATACTGATGAAAAGACTTCTGACTGTTCTGAGACTGAACTCAGTTATGATTGGCAAGAACCTTTATCAGAAACTGAACCCAAAACAGAGAGTGATAGGGAGGGAACCAGGGCAGCTGAGTCCAGGGTTAATGCCCTGAAATACAagaatgtgtgtgatgttggaggtaatgctgaaaaaaaaaccttaagtTGCTTTGATTGTGGTAAAGGATTTCATGACAAGGGGCCTCTTCAGAGACACATGATGTGTCATTTGGGAAAAAGGTCCTCCAGCTGTTtggttaaaaagaaatgtagagCTGAGAAAAAGGTAGTTTTACAGATGAGACTAAATACAGGAGAGAAAACGTTTGACTGTCGTGAGTGCGGGATAACATTTAGCTTTAAACGTAGCCTTGAGAGTCACATGCTTGTCCATGCAGTAGATaaaccatttggttgtgatgtGTGTGGTAAAAGATTTACAAAACAGGGAAGTCTCAAGGCACACACAAGACTacacacaggggagaaaccATTTGTTTGTGAAGTCTGTATGCACTCATTTACGGATAAAAAATATCTCGAGGCACACATGAAaatccacacaggagagaaaccatttagttgtgatgtttgtgggaaAACATTTAGCCAAAAGAGAAATCTAAAGTCACACATGCGAGTGCACACAGGAGAAAGACCATTTGGCTGCGGCGTTTGTGGGAGAAAATTTACAGAACAGGGgatactgaaaacacacatgagggtccacacaggagagaaaccatttggctGTGATGAATGTGGAAAAAGATTTATACAACAGGGAATTCTGAAGAGACACATGATAGTCCATGCAGGAGAAAAACCGtttggttgtgatgtttgtggtaaAAGATTTACGCAACAGGGAAATGTGAAGAcacacatgagagtccacacaggagagaaaccatttggaTGTGGTTTTTGTGGGAAGAAATATGCAGAACAAAGAAGTCTGAACACTCACATGAAAGTCCACTCAGGTTAG